DNA from Gemmatimonadaceae bacterium:
CGGCCCCGAGAACTGCGTGAGCTCGACGACGAAAGGCGCGGCCTCGTCGGCCCAGGGCGGCGTCATCGCAGGAGAGACTCGGTGAACGGGCTCGTGAGGAAGAAGCGGCTCACCAGGCGCATGGCGTTCACCTCCATCGCAAAGGCGGGCGCCATCCAGGCGCTGAGGAGCCCGCGACCGACGCCGGTCGCCATGAAGAACACGAGGATGAGGATCCCGTACATCCCCAACTGCTGGTAGCGGAGCGCCCAGGCCGGCGGCAGGATGTACTTCATCACGTGCGATCCGTCGAGCGGCGGAATGGGCAGCAGGTTGAACATGGCCAGCATCAGGTTGAACCGGATGCCGAACACGGTCATGACCTGCAGGATGGCGAGCGTGTCGTTGGCCGCGGGCAGGGCCCGGCCGAGGAGTCCCAGGACGGCGAACAGGCCCACGAGGACGACGAACAGGATCAGGTTTGTGACGATCCCGGCCATCGATACGATGATGTCGCCCTTGCGGTAGTTGCGATAGTTGCGCGGGACGACCGGGACCGGCTTGGCGCCGCCAAAGAGGAACCCTCCCCCGAAGAACGTGAGAATGGGGAGGAGGATGGTCATGAAGGGATCGATGTGCTTGACCGGATTCCAGGTCAGGCGTCCGAGCTGGTACGCCGTGGGATCGCCTTGCCTGAGGGCGGCGTATCCGTGGGCGTATTCGTGCGCTACCATGGAAAAC
Protein-coding regions in this window:
- a CDS encoding site-2 protease family protein, which codes for MGRVELFLLIAPALLFSMVAHEYAHGYAALRQGDPTAYQLGRLTWNPVKHIDPFMTILLPILTFFGGGFLFGGAKPVPVVPRNYRNYRKGDIIVSMAGIVTNLILFVVLVGLFAVLGLLGRALPAANDTLAILQVMTVFGIRFNLMLAMFNLLPIPPLDGSHVMKYILPPAWALRYQQLGMYGILILVFFMATGVGRGLLSAWMAPAFAMEVNAMRLVSRFFLTSPFTESLLR